One Malus sylvestris chromosome 14, drMalSylv7.2, whole genome shotgun sequence DNA segment encodes these proteins:
- the LOC126600606 gene encoding probable inactive purple acid phosphatase 16 isoform X2, with amino-acid sequence MTETGQFLFFTSCLYIIIYSLIISTVVVALPTKPEGYDLRPGAADAPFKIALFADLHFGEAESTEWGPLQDVNSTRVMSSVLDHETPEFVIYLGDVITANNILIRNASLYWDQAISPTRARGIPWASVFGNHDDAAFEWPIEWFSAPGIPKIHCPVANSSCSGKEDCSFQGTQRLELMKNEIELNTLSHSRYGPKGLWPSVSNYVLQVLSSEDPKSAVAFLYFLDSGGGSYPEVISGAQAEWFRQKALEINPDSSVPEIIFWHIPSRVYEKVAPKFGIHKPCVGSLNEEQVAPQEAEMGMMKLLAERKSAKVGDTCEILKKGTMSQ; translated from the exons ATGACAGAGACGGGGCAATTCTTGTTCTTCACATCATGTCTGTACATCATCATCTACTCTCTGATCATCTCCACTGTCGTCGTCGCTCTACCCACCAAGCCAGAAGGTTACGATCTACGGCCGGGTGCAGCAGATGCACCGTTCAAGATCGCTCTGTTCGCCGACCTGCATTTTGGAGAGGCCGAGTCCACCGAATGGGGCCCTCTACAGGATGTCAATTCTACTAGGGTCATGTCCTCTGTACTCGATCATGAAACCCCAG AGTTTGTTATCTATCTCGGAGATGTCATCACAGctaataatatattaattagaaaTGCAAGCTTGTATTGGGATCAGGCAATTTCTCCAACAAGAGCCAGGGGTATTCCTTGGGCCAGTGTGTTTGGGAACCATGATGATGCAGCATTTGAGTGGCCGATTGAGTGGTTTTCGGCTCCTGGAATTCCTAAAATTCATTGTCCTGTAGCCAATTCATCATGCTCAG GGAAAGAAGACTGTAGCTTCCAGGGAACTCAACGTTTGGAGCTAATGAAAAATGAGATTGAGCTTAATACGCTATCACATTCTAGATATGGCCCGAAGGGGCTTTGGCCTAGTGTATCCAACTATGTCCTCCAAGTTTTGTCATCAGAAGATCCCAAGTCAGCTGTGGCATTTTTGTACTTCTTAGATTCTGGTGGTGGTTCCTACCCAGAAGTTATATCCGGCGCCCAAGCAGAATGGTTCCGGCAGAAAGCTCTAGAGATTAACCCTGATTCAAG TGTCCCAGAGATAATCTTTTGGCATATACCAAGTCGTGTGTATGAGAAAGTTGCTCCAAAGTTCGGCATACACAAGCCTTGCGTGGGTTCACTTAACGAAGAGCAAGTAGCACCTCAAGAAGCTGAAATGGGTATGATGAAACTTTTGGCCGAAAGGAAATCTGCCAAG GTGGGAGACACCtgtgaaattttaaaaaagggTACAATGTCCCAGTAG
- the LOC126599000 gene encoding PKS-NRPS hybrid synthetase cheA-like — protein MCGHPSCRQFSQEEIVRIKEISKAGIPPRQILSSLRQGNPHLQVVSRNIYNLRAKIVKESLAGRPIVQALLEELGEGGFTYNIEYDHEGHLTHLIFAHPLSIELTKSYPYVFVMDCTYKTNKYKMPLLDIIGVSSFNTSFYSCFVFMQNEKEEDYVWALKMFSKILGVDNHPMVIITDRELALMNAIRIVFPSTSNLLCVWHIEKNILANCKAHFEEEVDWIDFISTWTILIQSPNETSFNEAWSRFEVKYEEKKFVLKYILGTWLPYKEKFVSAWSEKVTHFGNRVTSRVEGAHATLKKYLQVSTGGLREVKEKICLAIENQFQEIKTQLSSEKVRVSHKFRLPFFKEVVTHVSRFALNELYNQYEASSSSDLPSQCKGHFLKTMGLPCAHMIREMNIEVLQLNDIHPQWRIDRRLFVNDRHVSLDNEQDQISGLLLEFKDKYEKLPLTQKEDTKRQLCEFIDTSLPLTLEPNVKPHKGRPMGSKNRKESSSTKRGPSKFEIVEKAQKRARRV, from the exons ATGTGTGGACATCCTTCTTGTCGTCAATTTTCACAAGAGGAAATCGTACGAATTAAAGAAATAAGTAAGGCTGGTATACCACCACGCCAAATTCTATCTTCGCTTCGGCAAGGCAATCCTCATCTTCAAGTAGTTTCTCGAAACATCTATAATCTAAGAGCTAAGATTGTGAAGGAGAGTCTAGCTGGGCGTCCAATTGTTCAAGCATTATTAGAAGAACTTGGTGAAGGTGGTTTCACTTATAACATTGAGTATGATCATGAAGGCCACTTGACTCATTTGATCTTTGCTCATCCCTTGTCTATAGAGTTGACCAAGAGCTACCCATATGTTTTTGTGATGGATTGCACATATAAGACCAACAAGTATAAGATGCCATTATTGGATATCATAGGAGTTTCAAGTTTCAACACATCCTtttattcttgttttgttttcatgcAAAATGAGAAAGAAGAGGATTATGTGTGGGCTCTAAAAATGTTTAGTAAGATTTTGGGAGTTGATAATCATCCTATGGTGATTATAACGGATAGGGAGTTGGCATTAATGAATGCTATACGCATTGTCTTTCCGAGTACTTCCAATCTTTTGTGCGTGTGGCATATTGAGAAAAATATACTTGCAAATTGTAAAGCTCATTTTGAGGAAGAAGTTGATTGGATTGATTTCATTTCTACTTGGACAATTTTAATCCAATCTCCTAATGAAACATCATTCAATGAAGCTTGGAGTCGTTTTGAAGTTAAGTACGAGGAGAAGAAATTTGTTTTGAAATATATTCTTGGTACTTGGCTTCCATACAAAGAAAAGTTTGTAAGTGCATGGTCAGAGAAAGTTACCCACTTTGGTAACCGTGTTACTTCAAGAGTCGAAGGTGCACATGCAACGCTAAAAAAATATCTTCAAGTTTCAACTGGAGGTCTTCGCGaggtaaaagaaaaaatatgccTTGCTattgaaaatcaatttcaaGAAATCAAAACTCAACTTTCAAGTGAAAAAGTTAGAGTTTCACACAAGTTTCGACTTCCCTTCTTCAAAGAGGTTGTTACTCATGTATCTAGATTTGCATTGAATGAGTTATATAATCAATATGAAGCATCAAGTTCTTCTGATCTTCCATCTCAATGTAAGGGTCATTTTCTCAAGACAATGGGTCTTCCTTGTGCTCACATGATTAGAGAGATGAATATTGAAGTCTTGCAACTAAATGACATACATCCACAATGGAGGATTGATAGAAGATTGTTTGTCAATGATCGTCATGTAAGCTTGGACAATGAACAAGATCAAATAAGCGGCCTTTTATTGGAGTTTAAAGATAAGTATGAAAAGTTGCCTCTTACTCAAAAAGAGGATACCAAAAGGCAACTTTGTGAATTTATTGATACTTCTCTTCCATTAACTCTTGAGCCTAATGTTAAACCTCACAAAGGTCGTCCAATGGGTtctaaaaatagaaaagaatcaAGCTCTACAAAGCGTGGTCCTTCAAAGTTTGAAATAGTGGAGAAGGCTCAGAAACGTGCTCGACGG GTGTGA
- the LOC126600611 gene encoding uncharacterized protein LOC126600611, producing the protein MSWRRKQGGTHPPHNPWTKLQNRRPQHHQGIWQLGVPYWEKQFCLIVGSVPWRKVVETNKYMYLYESIVQWNDSANLETFNNEKYRFWAAINGMPCNISLPDPDIYIDDIDWNSSIDPELILDLEREPEPTDDENQDNGVTLVNPLLLDQSFACTGWGDAEEDFKTKEHPANWGCGWDDAEEDFKNKENPANWGCGWGDAEEDFKTKENPANWDCGWNADNKENPWGPDSAQTQSKAAGGGWDDSWNGRAGGASWGNSDGNGRKKDGGSWYNSKHKTSGYQGDYHHKRGGWRNKGWGNGGRRNTRVHVGCENLA; encoded by the exons ATGAGTTGGAGAAGGAAACAAGGTGGCACTCATCCTCCACACAATCCATGGACTAAACTGCAGAACAGAAGGCCACAGCACCACCAAGGCAT TTGGCAATTAGGTGTGCCTTACTGGGAAAAGCAATTCTGTTTGATTGTTGGCTCAGTTCCATGGCGGAAGGTCGtagaaacaaacaaatatatgtATCTCTATGAAAGCATCGTTCAATGGAATGATTCTGCAAATTTGGAGACATTCAACAATGAGAAATACCGCTTTTGGGCAGCAATTAACGGCATGCCTTGTAACATATCATTGCCAGATCCTGACATTTATATTGATGACATAGATTGGAATTCAAGCATTGATCCTGAACTTATTTTGGACTTGGAAAGGGAGCCTGAACCCACCGATGATGAGAACCAAGATAATGGTGTCACTCTTGTTAATCCTCTCCTTTTAGATCAGTCATTTGCGTGCACTGGATGGGGCGATGCTGAAGAGGACTTCAAAACTAAAGAGCATCCTGCAAACTGGGGCTGTGGATGGGACGATGCTGAGGAGGActtcaaaaataaagaaaatcctGCAAACTGGGGTTGTGGATGGGGTGATGCTGAGGAAGACTTcaaaacgaaagaaaatcctGCAAACTGGGATTGTGGATGGAATGCGGATAATAAAGAAAATCCGTGGGGGCCTGATTCTGCCCAGACTCAGAGCAAAGCAGCTGGGGGAGGATGGGACGACAGTTGGAACGGAAGAGCTGGTGGAGCTTCATGGGGAAATTCAGATGGAAATGGCAGGAAGAAAGATGGTGGCAGTTGGTACAACTCAAAGCATAAGACCTCTGGATATCAAGGTGACTACCACCATAAACGCGGAGGGTGGAGGAACAAAGGGTGGGGCAACGGTGGGAGAAGGAACACCAGAGTTCATGTTGGTTGCGAGAACCTGGCGTGA
- the LOC126600606 gene encoding probable inactive purple acid phosphatase 16 isoform X3 produces MTETGQFLFFTSCLYIIIYSLIISTVVVALPTKPEGYDLRPGAADAPFKIALFADLHFGEAESTEWGPLQDVNSTRVMSSVLDHETPGKEDCSFQGTQRLELMKNEIELNTLSHSRYGPKGLWPSVSNYVLQVLSSEDPKSAVAFLYFLDSGGGSYPEVISGAQAEWFRQKALEINPDSSVPEIIFWHIPSRVYEKVAPKFGIHKPCVGSLNEEQVAPQEAEMGMMKLLAERKSAKAIFVGHNHGLDWCCPHKELWLCFARHTGYGGYGNWDRGARIVEITQKPFSVKSWIRMEDGNVHSEVVLSP; encoded by the exons ATGACAGAGACGGGGCAATTCTTGTTCTTCACATCATGTCTGTACATCATCATCTACTCTCTGATCATCTCCACTGTCGTCGTCGCTCTACCCACCAAGCCAGAAGGTTACGATCTACGGCCGGGTGCAGCAGATGCACCGTTCAAGATCGCTCTGTTCGCCGACCTGCATTTTGGAGAGGCCGAGTCCACCGAATGGGGCCCTCTACAGGATGTCAATTCTACTAGGGTCATGTCCTCTGTACTCGATCATGAAACCCCAG GGAAAGAAGACTGTAGCTTCCAGGGAACTCAACGTTTGGAGCTAATGAAAAATGAGATTGAGCTTAATACGCTATCACATTCTAGATATGGCCCGAAGGGGCTTTGGCCTAGTGTATCCAACTATGTCCTCCAAGTTTTGTCATCAGAAGATCCCAAGTCAGCTGTGGCATTTTTGTACTTCTTAGATTCTGGTGGTGGTTCCTACCCAGAAGTTATATCCGGCGCCCAAGCAGAATGGTTCCGGCAGAAAGCTCTAGAGATTAACCCTGATTCAAG TGTCCCAGAGATAATCTTTTGGCATATACCAAGTCGTGTGTATGAGAAAGTTGCTCCAAAGTTCGGCATACACAAGCCTTGCGTGGGTTCACTTAACGAAGAGCAAGTAGCACCTCAAGAAGCTGAAATGGGTATGATGAAACTTTTGGCCGAAAGGAAATCTGCCAAG GCAATATTTGTAGGACACAACCATGGATTAGACTGGTGCTGTCCCCATAAAGAATTGTGGCTATGTTTTGCTAGGCATACCGGTTATGGCGGTTATGGAAACTGGGATAGAGGAGCTAgaattgtggaaatcactcaAAAGCCTTTCTCCGTTAAATCTTGGATAAGAATGGAGGATGGCAATGTCCATAGTGAAGTTGTCTTGAGTCCCTGA
- the LOC126600606 gene encoding probable inactive purple acid phosphatase 16 isoform X1: MTETGQFLFFTSCLYIIIYSLIISTVVVALPTKPEGYDLRPGAADAPFKIALFADLHFGEAESTEWGPLQDVNSTRVMSSVLDHETPEFVIYLGDVITANNILIRNASLYWDQAISPTRARGIPWASVFGNHDDAAFEWPIEWFSAPGIPKIHCPVANSSCSGKEDCSFQGTQRLELMKNEIELNTLSHSRYGPKGLWPSVSNYVLQVLSSEDPKSAVAFLYFLDSGGGSYPEVISGAQAEWFRQKALEINPDSSVPEIIFWHIPSRVYEKVAPKFGIHKPCVGSLNEEQVAPQEAEMGMMKLLAERKSAKAIFVGHNHGLDWCCPHKELWLCFARHTGYGGYGNWDRGARIVEITQKPFSVKSWIRMEDGNVHSEVVLSP; encoded by the exons ATGACAGAGACGGGGCAATTCTTGTTCTTCACATCATGTCTGTACATCATCATCTACTCTCTGATCATCTCCACTGTCGTCGTCGCTCTACCCACCAAGCCAGAAGGTTACGATCTACGGCCGGGTGCAGCAGATGCACCGTTCAAGATCGCTCTGTTCGCCGACCTGCATTTTGGAGAGGCCGAGTCCACCGAATGGGGCCCTCTACAGGATGTCAATTCTACTAGGGTCATGTCCTCTGTACTCGATCATGAAACCCCAG AGTTTGTTATCTATCTCGGAGATGTCATCACAGctaataatatattaattagaaaTGCAAGCTTGTATTGGGATCAGGCAATTTCTCCAACAAGAGCCAGGGGTATTCCTTGGGCCAGTGTGTTTGGGAACCATGATGATGCAGCATTTGAGTGGCCGATTGAGTGGTTTTCGGCTCCTGGAATTCCTAAAATTCATTGTCCTGTAGCCAATTCATCATGCTCAG GGAAAGAAGACTGTAGCTTCCAGGGAACTCAACGTTTGGAGCTAATGAAAAATGAGATTGAGCTTAATACGCTATCACATTCTAGATATGGCCCGAAGGGGCTTTGGCCTAGTGTATCCAACTATGTCCTCCAAGTTTTGTCATCAGAAGATCCCAAGTCAGCTGTGGCATTTTTGTACTTCTTAGATTCTGGTGGTGGTTCCTACCCAGAAGTTATATCCGGCGCCCAAGCAGAATGGTTCCGGCAGAAAGCTCTAGAGATTAACCCTGATTCAAG TGTCCCAGAGATAATCTTTTGGCATATACCAAGTCGTGTGTATGAGAAAGTTGCTCCAAAGTTCGGCATACACAAGCCTTGCGTGGGTTCACTTAACGAAGAGCAAGTAGCACCTCAAGAAGCTGAAATGGGTATGATGAAACTTTTGGCCGAAAGGAAATCTGCCAAG GCAATATTTGTAGGACACAACCATGGATTAGACTGGTGCTGTCCCCATAAAGAATTGTGGCTATGTTTTGCTAGGCATACCGGTTATGGCGGTTATGGAAACTGGGATAGAGGAGCTAgaattgtggaaatcactcaAAAGCCTTTCTCCGTTAAATCTTGGATAAGAATGGAGGATGGCAATGTCCATAGTGAAGTTGTCTTGAGTCCCTGA
- the LOC126599001 gene encoding uncharacterized protein LOC126599001 produces the protein MDDLIITDEELQMDIELQKILDMACKEDGMEEISECIPPLNTFDGSQPTIDEPDKMLSLLAKCFESREDLIGEVRKIALMQGFATVIRRYKTNTYVAIGCDRGGDYRASKTSLDERKKNSGSRLINCPFEVKGVKRNVKNFGS, from the exons ATGGATGACCTGATAATAACAGATGAAGAACTCCAGATGGACATTGAGTTGCAGAAGATATTGGATATGGCATGCAAGGAGGATGGCATGGAAGAAATTTCAGAATGCATTCCTCCTCTTAACACTTTTGATG GAAGTCAACCAACGATTGATGAGCCCGATAAAATGCTCTCTTTGTTGGCGAAATGTTTTGAAAGTCGAGAAGACCTCATCGGGGAAGTTCGTAAGATAGCATTAATGCAAGGGTTTGCAACCGTTATTAGAAGATATAAGACAAATACATATGTTGCTATTGGTTGTGATAGAGGTGGGGATTATCGAGCCTCTAAAACTTCACtagatgaaagaaaaaaaaactcaggATCTCGCCTCATAAATTGTCCATTTGAAGTCAAGGGCGTAAAAAGAAATGTGAAGAATTTTGGAAGCTAG